In Phyllostomus discolor isolate MPI-MPIP mPhyDis1 chromosome 2, mPhyDis1.pri.v3, whole genome shotgun sequence, the following are encoded in one genomic region:
- the FKBP11 gene encoding peptidyl-prolyl cis-trans isomerase FKBP11 translates to MTLRPSSLPLCLLLLLLLSGAVCQTETGFETESPVRTLQVETLVEPPEPCAEPAAFGDTLHIHYTGSLVDGRVIDTSLTRDPLVIELGQKQVIPGLEQSLLDMCVGEKRRAIIPSHLAYGKRGFPPSIPADAVLQFDVELIALIRANYWQKLVKGLLPLVGMAMVPALLSLIGYHLYKKANRPKVSKKKLKEEKRNKSKKK, encoded by the exons ATGACCCTGCGCCCGTCATCACTCCCACTctgtctgctgctgctgctgctgctcagtggGGCGGTATGCCAGACTGAGACGGGGTTTGAAACCGAAAGTCCTGTCCGGACCCTCCAAGTGGAGACCCTG GTGGAGCCCCCCGAACCGTGTGCGGAGCCCGCTGCCTTTGGAGACACGCTTCATATACACTACACG GGCAGCTTGGTAGATGGACGAGTAATTGACACTTCCTTGACCAGAGACCCTCTGGTAATAGAACTTGGCCAAAAGCAGGTGATTCCAG GTCTGGAGCAGAGCCTTCTAGACATGTGTGTGGG AGAGAAGCGAAGGGCAATCATTCCTTCTCACTTGGCCTATGGAAAACGGGGATTTCCACCATCTATTCCAG cGGATGCAGTGCTGCAGTTTGACGTGGAGCTGATTGCACTGATCCGAGCCAACTACTGGCAAAAGCTGGTGAAGGGCCTTTTGCCTCTGGTGGGCATGGCCATGGTGCCCGCCCTCCTCAGCCTCATTGGGTATCACCTATACAAAAAGGCCAACAGACCTAAAGTCTCCAAAAAGAAGCTCAAGGAAGAGAAACGAAAcaagagcaaaaagaaataa